The Candidatus Sphingomonas colombiensis genome contains the following window.
TCGGCATCCATGCTCGTGCCCACGCCCAGATCGCGTTTGATATAGCTCTGGCCGCCAGCGACGATTGCCAGCTCCATGCCGATCGGCAGTGGGCGGCAGCCGCCATCGAAAAATATCTTCATCCCGCGCGCCATTCGCCCGGCGGCACATCCCTGACCGACCAGTCCCCGATGCTCCACCGCACCAGCCGCAATGTCGGATGACCGATCGCCGCCGTCATCCGGCGCACCTGGCGGTTGCGCCCTTCGCGGATGACCAGCTTCAGCCAGCGATCGGGAATGCTCGCGCGGTAACGGATCGGCGGATCGCGCGGCCATAATGCGGGCGCGTCGATCCGCTCCACCTCGGCCGGGCGTGTCGGGCCGTCATTGAGCATGACGCCGCCGCGCAGCCGATCCAGCGCGGCATCGTCCGGTTCGCCCTCGATCTGGACGAGATAGGTTTTCGGCAGTTTGAATTTCGGATCGGCGATCCGCGCTTGCAGCCGCCCGTCGTCGGTGAGCAGCAGCAGCCCTTCGCTGTCCCGATCGAGCCTGCCCGCCGGGTAAACGCCGGGCAGGTCGATGAACGCGGACAATGTCGGGCGCGCCGTTTCCGCTTTGCTGTCCGTAAACTGGCTCAACACGCCATACGGCTTGTTGAACAGGATCAGCCGCGTCACGCCGCGCCAGCATGTTGAGGCGGAAGGTTAAGCTCGGCGAGGCGGATCATGGCGGGGCTTTATCTCGCGAAGCCCCGCCTTGCCAACCTTGCACCGCCTCAGCCCAGAAGTGCCGGTATCCTGCCCAGGTTGCCGGTGATGTCGATCCGGGTGCCGGCGGCGCGGCGGCGATCCAGCCAGTCACGCAGCATTTCCGCACTCGTATGATCCACCGCCGAGAGGCGCGCGACGTCCAGCGTCACCGCGCGCCCATGCGGCACCGCGTCGAGCGCGCGCGTCAGCTTCGGCAAGGTGACAAAACTGGCCACGCCGCTCAGCGCGATCTCGCTCCCCTCGCCTTCTTCCCGCTGCTCGACAGCGAGCCCCAGCCTGCGGATATGCGGCACCAGCTCCAGCAGCGACAGGCCCAGCCCGACGAGCACGCCGGTCAGCAGATCTTCCGCGACCACGGTTATCAGCGTCGCGGCCCAGATCAGCGCCGGCAGCGCGCCATAGTGGCTGAACAGATGCCGGACATGGGCGAGGCTCACCAGCCGCCACCCGGTGACGACGAGAATGCCGGCCAGCGCCGCCATCGGAATCTCGCGCAGCAACCACGGCAGCAGCGCCACGAAACCGAGAATCCACACGCCATGCAGGATCGCCGAGCGACGCGTCACCGCGCCCGCCTGAACGTTCGCCGAAGAGCGCACGATCACGCCGGTCATCGGCAGCGCGCCGGCGAAACCGCAGAGCAGGTTGCCCACGCCCTGCGCGCGCAATTCCTTGTCGTAATCGGTGCGGACGCCATCGTGCATCCGATCGACCGCGGCGGCGGAAAGCAGCGTCTCGGCACTCGCGATAAAGGCGATCGCCAGAGCGGTCGCAAGTATCGTCGGATCGAGCAACCGCGCGAGCATGCTGCTATCGGGCACGTCGATCGCGGCAAGGATATTGGCCGGCACCGCGACGCGCGCGACATCCAGCCCGACGATGAACGCCACCAGCGTCGCGGTCAGCACACCAACCAGCGCGCCGGGCACGAGGCGGAGCGCCGTCGGCCGCAACCGTTCCCAGCCGATCATCGCGGCGATGGTCAGCAGGCCGATGGCGAACGCCGTCTCAGCCCCGGCCATATCACCGGGGCTGAGTTCGAGCAGGCGACCCGGCATCGCCACAAGATTTTCCAATCCGCTGGGCAGCGGCTTGGCATCGAACAGCACATGATATTGGCCGACGACGATCAGCACGCCGATCCCCGCGAGCATCCCGTGCACCACGGCCGGGGAAATCGCGCGGAACCAGCCACCCAGCCGGAAGACGCCGGCGATCACCTGGATCAGCCCGGCCAGCACCAGAATCGGCCCGAGCGCGGACAGCCCCTGATCGCGCACCAGTTCATAAACGATCACCGCCAGGCCGGCCGCCGGCCCGCTCACCTGCAACGGCGAGCCGGCCAGCGCACCGACGACGATGCCGCCGATGATCCCGGTGATCAGCCCTTTTTCCGGCGGCACGCCAGAGGCGACCGCGATCCCCATGCACAAGGGCATCGCGACCAGAAAGACGACGATCGACGCGGTGAAATCGCGCGTCGCGTGGCCGCCGCCGATACGGGCGAACAAATTCGCGAACATTATGCGGCCGCGCCGAAAGCGGAGAGGCCGGTTGCGATGCGTCGTCCGGCGGCCAGCGCCACCGGCATCGGCCTGTCATCCTTCAACGGCGCGAAATGGCCGGTATCGCCGTCGAGCGCGAGCACCTGCCCGGCGTGGATATCGATGAACCAGCCGTGCAGCGAAATCTCGCCACGCGCGATGCCCGCCGCGACCGAAGGATGGGTGCGCAGATGGACGAGCTGCGCCACGACGTTTTCAAGGCTGATCGCACGCACCAGCTCGCCGCGGGTCATGGTGGGATAAGCATCGCGCGCGACGCGATAGGCGGCGCTGGAATGACGCAGCCATGCCGCGACGTTCGGCATGTCGTTCAGGCTTTCCGGCTCGGCCAGCGCCTTCATCGCGCCGCAATCCGAATGGCCGCAGACGATGATGTCGCGCACGCCCAGTGCGGCCACGGCATATTCCACGGTCGAGGAAACGCCACCATTGGCCTGCGCGAAGGGCGGCACGATATTGCCCGCGTTGCGGCAGACGAACAGGTCGCCCGGCTCGGCCTGCATCACATGCTCCGGCACGACGCGCGAATCGGCGCAGGAAATCATCAGCGCCTTGGGCGCCTGCCCATCGCTGGCGAGCCGCTCATAAAGCGCGCTCTGATTAGAATAGACGTCCTTTTCGAACCGAAAGACGCGGCCGATCAGTTCGTTCATCACGGTTACTCCTCGTAATCGTCGCCCGAAGCGGGCGGTGACTGCGAGGAAATAGCGGGTCGATTTTGCTGCACCGCCGCACGTTTGTGAGAAAACATTTCAGCGCTGCGCGGTGCCCCGGTTCAGCGGCGCGGCAGCCTGAGTTCCGCGCGAAGCCCGCCTTCCGGGCGATTGACGAGACGCAGCTCGCCGCCTTCCATCTCCGCCGCGCGCGCGACGATCGCCAGCCCGAGGCCGAGCCCGGTGGTGTTGCGCCCGCGCGACGGATCGAGCCGGATGAACGGGCGCACCACCTCTTCCAGCCGGTCGTCGGGAATGCCGGGCCCGTTATCCTCGACGCGGATGACAAGATCGTCGCCGTCCGCCATCACCGACACGCGCGCCTGCCCGGCATAATGGAGCGCATTTTCAACGAGATTGTCGATCGCCCGCTTCAGGCCACCGGGGCGAACCTGCGCGCTGAGATGATCGTCGCCCTCGTAAAGCGCATCCGCGCCGCGATCGACCGCGGAATCGACCACGGTCGCGGCGAGCACCGCGACATCGATCCGCACCGCCGCTTCGGGATCATGCTCGCCGCCGAGATAGGCGAGCAGGGATTGCACCATCGCCTCCATTTCCGCGACATCGGCCTCGAACGCGTGGCGCAAGGCAGGATCGTCGATCGCATCGGTGCGCAGCTGCATCCGCGCGAGCAGGGTGCGCAGATCATGGCTGACGGCGGCGAGCGCCTGCGTGCGATCCGCGATCAACTGGCGGATGCGGGTCTGCATCGTGTTGAAGGCGCGGATCAGCCGGCGCACCTCGCCTGGCCCGGTTACGGGCAGCGTCACGCCCCCGCCGCGCCCGATCCGTTCGGCCGCGCGCGCCAGCGTCTCCATCGGCCGCAGCGTGCGGCGGAACATCAGCGCGCCTATCAGCAGCAGCACCGCCGCCGGCAACAGCGCGAGCAGAATGCGATTGAGCGCCCGATCGCCGACACTGGCGGGCGCGGCGGCGCGGAAATGCATCCAGGTGTCGTCGGGCAGGCGCAGATCGCCGATCAGCCATGGCTCGCGCCCGGCCGCCACCAGTCGCAGGCTGAGGTTGGTGCCGGCGAGCGCGGGCTCCCAATCCACCACCTTCTTGCGCATCGCTTCGAGCGCGGGCGCGCTCGGCTGCGAGCGTTCCGTGGAGCCGGACCAGTGGACATCGTAGCGATCGGTGGAAAGTCGCCCGGCCATTGCGGGGCGCTCGGCCCATGGCTGTTCGGATACCAGCTTGCGCGCGATCACCAGATGTTCGGCCAGCCGGCGCGCCTCGTCGTCGCGGATCAGCGCGTGGCTCGATCGTTCATACAGCAGGGTGCTCGCGGCGAACTCGATCACCACCGTCAGCAGCAATATGCCCAGCAACCGGCCGAGCAGCCCGACCGAATGCCGCGAACTGCGGCTCACCGGCGCGTCACCTCGGTGTTGAGCATATAGCCGATGCCGCGCACGGTGATGATCGGCGCTTCACGGCCGGCGTGGGACAATTTGCGCCGCACCCGGCTGACCAGCACGTCGACCGAGCGATCGGATGCGTCGCCCATGCGGGTACGCGAAAGCTCGATCAGCCGCTCGCGCGCGATGATGCGCTGCGGATGATCGATCAGGCTGACGAGCAGATCGAACTCGGCCCCGGTCAGGGCGACGACGGCGCCGTCAGGCGATGTCAGTTCGCGCCGCCGCAGGCTCACCTGCCAGCCATCGAACTCCGCGATGCCCTCCGCGCGATCGGCCTGCTGGCGCTCCAGCCCGCCGCGCCGCAGCACCGCGCGCACCCGCGCAATCAGCTCCCGCGTACCGAACGGCTTGGGGAGATAATCGTCGGCGCCAAGCTCCAGCCCGACGACGCGATCGGTTTCGCTGTCGCGCGCGCTGATGAAGATGATCGGCACCTCGCTTTGCATGCGCAGCGAGCGACACAGATCGATCCCGCTGGTGCCGGGCAGCATGATATCGAGCAATACGAGATCAACCGGCCCGGCCTCCAGCGCCAGCCACATTTCGGGCCCTGTCGCGCACGGGCGCACGACATAGCCATTCTCCTGCAACGCCCGTGTGGTGAGCATTCGCAGCGCGGGATCGTCCTCGACCAGCAGGATGACCGGCGCGGTCAAAACGGTCGGCTTCTCGAAGGTCGAACGGTCATGGAATTTCGTGTTGTCCTGGCAATAATTCGGCTGCTCGGCCTAACGCAGAACTAGTCGGCGGGTTGCCGCCATCCAACCACCCGCCTTCGCAGACATGAATTTTTACAAACGCCTGCGCCATCGCAACGGCTACGGCTACGGCCGCTCGCTATCGTTAAGATAGGGCAGGAAAAACATATACAATCCGCTGGCCAGCAGCAGCGCCAGCGGACCGAGCGGCGCATAAACGACGATCGGCGGCGGCGGCCCGAACGACATCGCCACGAAATTGGCGAGAATCGTCAGCGTCAGGACGATGCCCAGCCAGCGATGGCTCCGGCGGATCCAGTGTCGCAATGTCATAGCGGCCTCCCTCGAAGAGCAGCCAGGATGGGATGAGGCACATGTCGGCCTCAGCGGCCCTGAACCAGCTTCCAGCCATTGCCTGACGGGTCGCGAAAGTTCGCGTCGACCGAGCCGTAACGCGCGATCGGCTCCTGCGTGAACTCCACGCCACGCGCGCGCATCGCTTCATAGCTGGCCTGACAATCCTCCACGACCAGCACCAGCGGCGGCATCGCGCCCTTGGCAACCGCCTTCAGCAACTCACGCGCGGTCGCATCGTCGACCGTCGGCGCCTGCGGGCGGAACAGGCCGAGCTGGAATGTCGGCTGATCGGGATATTGCACCGTCAGCCAGCGATAGTCGCCGTTGCGCGCATCGGTATGAACGCGGAAGCCGAGCTTCTCGACATAGAATTGCAGCGCCTCTTCCTGATCGTGGACATATACGCCGGCAATCTGAACACCCTGGGTCATGGAACCTCCGTTTCGGTTGCCCCATTCCTATCGCCGCTCGCCTGCCGCCGCTTCTCCGAAACTGCGATTTTAAGATCGGGCCGGCGCGCCGCGCTGACGAAGCAATGCGGCACCTGATCGAGGTCGCCCGGCTTCGCCTGCATTCGCCGCCGCAATTCGCCGGGGCTTTCGCCGGTCACGTCGCGGAACGTACGGCCGAAGGTGCCAAGGCTGGCCCAGCCCGTCTGGAACGCGATTTCGGTGACCGGCAGGTCTGTATCGCGCAGCAACGCCGCCGCCCGCTCGACCCGGCGCGTCAGCAGATAGCGATGCGGGGGAATGCCGAACGCGTCGCGGAACGAACGCGCGAAATGCGCCTCCGACGCGCCGCTGACGCGCGCCAGTCGCGACACCGGCCATTCCTCATGCGGGGCGGCATCCATATGATCCTTGGCGCGCAACAGGCGGCGCAGGAGCATCAGGTCTCTGTCGGCGGATGTTCTGGCCATCTTCGACGTAGGGGTTTCCGATCGAGCGCGGCGATTGTCCGCCCGTGATGCCCGGCAGACCCGCCGCACGCAACGATCAACCGCGCAGGGCCGCCTTCGCCTCGCGGCGCTTCCGTGGCATGGAGCGCGCCATGACCCAACAGCCGCACATCCTGGTCGACGCCGACGCCTGCCCCGTGAAGGAAGAAATCTACCGCGTCGCCTATCGGCTGGAAGTGC
Protein-coding sequences here:
- a CDS encoding pseudouridine synthase — protein: MTRLILFNKPYGVLSQFTDSKAETARPTLSAFIDLPGVYPAGRLDRDSEGLLLLTDDGRLQARIADPKFKLPKTYLVQIEGEPDDAALDRLRGGVMLNDGPTRPAEVERIDAPALWPRDPPIRYRASIPDRWLKLVIREGRNRQVRRMTAAIGHPTLRLVRWSIGDWSVRDVPPGEWRAG
- a CDS encoding SulP family inorganic anion transporter — encoded protein: MFANLFARIGGGHATRDFTASIVVFLVAMPLCMGIAVASGVPPEKGLITGIIGGIVVGALAGSPLQVSGPAAGLAVIVYELVRDQGLSALGPILVLAGLIQVIAGVFRLGGWFRAISPAVVHGMLAGIGVLIVVGQYHVLFDAKPLPSGLENLVAMPGRLLELSPGDMAGAETAFAIGLLTIAAMIGWERLRPTALRLVPGALVGVLTATLVAFIVGLDVARVAVPANILAAIDVPDSSMLARLLDPTILATALAIAFIASAETLLSAAAVDRMHDGVRTDYDKELRAQGVGNLLCGFAGALPMTGVIVRSSANVQAGAVTRRSAILHGVWILGFVALLPWLLREIPMAALAGILVVTGWRLVSLAHVRHLFSHYGALPALIWAATLITVVAEDLLTGVLVGLGLSLLELVPHIRRLGLAVEQREEGEGSEIALSGVASFVTLPKLTRALDAVPHGRAVTLDVARLSAVDHTSAEMLRDWLDRRRAAGTRIDITGNLGRIPALLG
- a CDS encoding carbonic anhydrase, with amino-acid sequence MNELIGRVFRFEKDVYSNQSALYERLASDGQAPKALMISCADSRVVPEHVMQAEPGDLFVCRNAGNIVPPFAQANGGVSSTVEYAVAALGVRDIIVCGHSDCGAMKALAEPESLNDMPNVAAWLRHSSAAYRVARDAYPTMTRGELVRAISLENVVAQLVHLRTHPSVAAGIARGEISLHGWFIDIHAGQVLALDGDTGHFAPLKDDRPMPVALAAGRRIATGLSAFGAAA
- a CDS encoding ATP-binding protein, with the protein product MSRSSRHSVGLLGRLLGILLLTVVIEFAASTLLYERSSHALIRDDEARRLAEHLVIARKLVSEQPWAERPAMAGRLSTDRYDVHWSGSTERSQPSAPALEAMRKKVVDWEPALAGTNLSLRLVAAGREPWLIGDLRLPDDTWMHFRAAAPASVGDRALNRILLALLPAAVLLLIGALMFRRTLRPMETLARAAERIGRGGGVTLPVTGPGEVRRLIRAFNTMQTRIRQLIADRTQALAAVSHDLRTLLARMQLRTDAIDDPALRHAFEADVAEMEAMVQSLLAYLGGEHDPEAAVRIDVAVLAATVVDSAVDRGADALYEGDDHLSAQVRPGGLKRAIDNLVENALHYAGQARVSVMADGDDLVIRVEDNGPGIPDDRLEEVVRPFIRLDPSRGRNTTGLGLGLAIVARAAEMEGGELRLVNRPEGGLRAELRLPRR
- a CDS encoding response regulator transcription factor, whose protein sequence is MTAPVILLVEDDPALRMLTTRALQENGYVVRPCATGPEMWLALEAGPVDLVLLDIMLPGTSGIDLCRSLRMQSEVPIIFISARDSETDRVVGLELGADDYLPKPFGTRELIARVRAVLRRGGLERQQADRAEGIAEFDGWQVSLRRRELTSPDGAVVALTGAEFDLLVSLIDHPQRIIARERLIELSRTRMGDASDRSVDVLVSRVRRKLSHAGREAPIITVRGIGYMLNTEVTRR
- a CDS encoding VOC family protein, which codes for MTQGVQIAGVYVHDQEEALQFYVEKLGFRVHTDARNGDYRWLTVQYPDQPTFQLGLFRPQAPTVDDATARELLKAVAKGAMPPLVLVVEDCQASYEAMRARGVEFTQEPIARYGSVDANFRDPSGNGWKLVQGR
- a CDS encoding AraC family transcriptional regulator — translated: MLLRRLLRAKDHMDAAPHEEWPVSRLARVSGASEAHFARSFRDAFGIPPHRYLLTRRVERAAALLRDTDLPVTEIAFQTGWASLGTFGRTFRDVTGESPGELRRRMQAKPGDLDQVPHCFVSAARRPDLKIAVSEKRRQASGDRNGATETEVP